The following proteins are encoded in a genomic region of Nicoliella spurrieriana:
- the pnuC gene encoding nicotinamide riboside transporter PnuC produces MVGTTKWQIFKSGWHLASHPTQLVTAIQKMRRPLLIELVVLLILQVCSWFLIFNNNKFSISPDLTVIGLVSLFSGVTNIMSVVLDSDGSMTNFFWGMLNNVTYIYVSFSAHLYGEVYLYTYFFISQFIGIYSWNKRNLEHPIDNNNEVQVKELSMRGWVLMTLVVLVSWGILAFFLMHVPLITPTLDPHPWIDALSTVVQVFAQVLLICRYSSSQFILWIIGNTLEIILWTVSFNPIMIMLFIACNVNSFFGWYVWNQKLKQQAQIE; encoded by the coding sequence ATGGTAGGAACGACAAAGTGGCAAATCTTCAAATCGGGGTGGCACTTAGCTAGCCACCCGACCCAATTGGTAACAGCAATTCAAAAGATGCGTCGACCGCTCTTGATTGAATTAGTCGTGTTATTGATCTTGCAAGTCTGTTCGTGGTTCTTGATCTTTAACAATAACAAATTTTCGATCTCACCGGATTTAACGGTGATTGGCTTGGTCAGCCTCTTTTCAGGTGTTACTAACATCATGAGTGTCGTCTTGGATTCGGACGGTAGTATGACAAATTTCTTTTGGGGGATGCTCAATAACGTTACCTATATCTACGTGTCATTTAGCGCCCATCTCTACGGTGAAGTATATCTATACACCTACTTCTTCATTTCCCAGTTCATTGGCATTTATTCGTGGAATAAGCGGAATTTAGAACACCCGATTGATAATAACAATGAAGTCCAGGTTAAGGAACTCTCGATGCGCGGCTGGGTGTTAATGACGCTGGTCGTACTCGTTAGTTGGGGCATCCTGGCATTCTTCTTAATGCACGTTCCATTGATCACCCCCACGTTAGACCCGCATCCCTGGATCGACGCCCTCAGTACCGTCGTTCAGGTCTTTGCCCAAGTCCTCCTAATTTGCCGATACAGCAGCAGCCAATTCATCCTTTGGATTATTGGTAACACCCTGGAAATCATTCTCTGGACAGTCAGCTTCAACCCGATTATGATCATGCTCTTCATTGCATGTAACGTAAATTCATTCTTTGGTTGGTACGTCTGGAACCAAAAGTTAAAACAACAAGCTCAAATCGAATAA